The Melospiza melodia melodia isolate bMelMel2 chromosome 7, bMelMel2.pri, whole genome shotgun sequence genome has a segment encoding these proteins:
- the LOC134420888 gene encoding olfactory receptor 14I1-like, with the protein MPNSSSIRHFLLLALADTWQLQLLHFCLLLGISLAALLGNGLIISAVACGHHLHTPMFFFLLNLALSDLGSICTTVPKAMHNSLWDTRAISYTGCAAQLFFFMFFISAEFYLLTIMCYDRYVSICKPLHHETLLGSRACAHMAAAAWASGFLTALMHTANTFSLPLCHGNALDQFFCEILQILKLSCSKSYFREVGLIDVSACLAFGCFVFIVFSYVQIFRAVLRIPSEQGWHKAFSTCLPHLAVVSLFLSTAAFAHLKPLSMSSPSLDLSVSILYSVVVPALNPLIYSLRDQELKVAVWRLTTGCFKKH; encoded by the coding sequence atgcccaacagcagctccatcaggcacttcctcctgctggcattggcagacacgtggcagctgcagctcctgcacttctgcctcttgctgggcatctccctggctgccctcctgggcaacggcctcatcatcagcgccgtagcctgcggccaccacctgcacacacccatgttcttcttcctgctcaacctggccctcagcgacctgggctccatctgcaccactgtccccaaagccatgcacaattccctctgggacacaagggccatctcctacacaggatgtgctgcacagctctttttctttatgttcttcatctcagcagagttttatctgctgaccatcatgtgctatgaccgctacgtgtctatctgcaaacccctgcaccacgagaccctcctgggcagcagagcttgtgcccacatggcagcagctgcctgggccagtggctttctcactgctctcatgcacacagccaatacattttccctgcccctgtgccatggtaatgccctggaccagttcttctgtgaaatcctacagatcctcaagctctcctgctccaaatcctacttTAGGGAAGTTGGGCTCATTGATGTTAGTGCTTGTttagcatttggttgttttgtgttcattgttttctcctatgtgcagatcttcagggctgtgctgagaatcccctctgagcagggatggcacaaagccttttccacctgcctccctcacctggccgtggtatccctgttcctcagcacagccgcatttgctcacctgaagcccctctccatgtcctccccatccctggatctgtcagtTTCAATTCTATACTCGGTGGTGGTTCCAgcactgaaccccctcatctacagcctgagggaCCAGGAGCTCAAGGTTGCAGTGTGGAGGCTGACGACTGGATGCtttaagaaacattaa